One genomic segment of Pseudomonas fortuita includes these proteins:
- a CDS encoding glycine zipper domain-containing protein, with amino-acid sequence MKKYSSILLLSFSLLSGVAMAGGNTEAGIGGALGGVLGSVVGNSIGGSTGGAIGAGLGGAAGGALGADKRQRGEAAIGGALGAAGGNVVGRSVGGTTGSYIGAAAGGGAGGALGNYMGNKADEDERHDDRRYRRGYDDRRHYDRGRHYGHRKHKRHWRD; translated from the coding sequence ATGAAGAAGTACTCCTCGATTTTGTTGTTGTCTTTCAGCTTGCTCAGCGGCGTTGCCATGGCAGGCGGCAATACCGAGGCCGGCATTGGCGGCGCATTGGGTGGAGTACTCGGCTCCGTAGTGGGTAACTCCATCGGCGGTAGCACCGGCGGCGCCATTGGTGCCGGTCTGGGCGGCGCAGCCGGCGGTGCCCTGGGTGCCGACAAGCGCCAGCGTGGCGAGGCCGCTATCGGCGGCGCACTGGGCGCTGCAGGCGGTAACGTGGTCGGTCGCTCGGTGGGCGGCACCACCGGTAGCTACATTGGCGCAGCAGCCGGCGGTGGTGCCGGTGGCGCGCTGGGTAACTACATGGGCAACAAAGCCGACGAAGACGAGCGTCATGATGATCGCCGCTACCGTCGCGGCTACGACGACCGTCGCCACTACGACCGTGGTCGCCACTACGGCCACCGCAAGCACAAGCGCCACTGGCGCGACTGA